One segment of Acropora muricata isolate sample 2 chromosome 8, ASM3666990v1, whole genome shotgun sequence DNA contains the following:
- the LOC136924828 gene encoding Golgi integral membrane protein 4-like isoform X1, whose protein sequence is MCNRRNKPIWQATVLLALLGGLGYTFYLYNLATMDLDASRSEADKYLHQQESLSSQLQVVYEHRARLERSLQKEKADHKNAKLDFSKKQNAFLQNVTRSKHEAMNRFNSLETQYNMLKAQAKELQTDYSRLQQQYSRLSSEHGLVVNEQKTNFQVYKEQKANEILSLTEEVKTLKEQVVSLRIHLKSKSEELDQYKLSSSTALATSQKYQEKLRMLQEEFATYKEGLKLDVSEKDKRRADNNMGGDGVSHSIKIRVDEQVKRGHRKQRTHSPTAKISYLQGLNSSQIDKQTKSLSGKGSMRSLERNLEKQDSHAVGDRKTREVIDSVETAVARDISENEVYSRHDNIPLRDSSEDTLIVPAKNNTENRWSDIIKAAKQSLQSEIQETSELKKVRRDAENVRKEWNEDEQSLGGQKIDSKQNSLPVVQPEIVGDRLDQRRSQYDALSREEINRQVAELRNHQEQAAQPQLKVASMLPVQRQDELQQKADNDEEDVGETKSQQEADPDEEDPDEDKEPEQQFHDRSLKAEKGAAVQNVNDEKPKQV, encoded by the exons ATGTGCAATCGAAGAAACAAGCCAATTTGGCAAGCCACTGTATTGTTAGCCCTCCTTGGAGGGCTTGGCTACACGTTTTACCTTTACAATTTAGCTACAATGGACTTGGATGCTTCGAGGTCGGAGGCCGATAAGTATCTTCATCAGCAAGAGTCTTTATCATCGCAACTTCAAG TTGTGTATGAACACCGTGCCCGCTTGGAGAGATCACTGCAAAAGGAGAAGGCTGATCACAAGAATGCAAAGTTAG ATTTTTCTAAAAAGCAAAATGCATTCCTTCAAAATGTTACCCGATCTAAG CATGAAGCTATGAATAGATTCAATTCATTGGAAACCCAATACAATATGCTTAAG GCTCAAGCTAAAGAGCTTCAAACAGATTATAGCCGCCTTCAACAACAATACAGTCGCCTCAGTTCAGAGCATGGTCTAGTAGTCAATGAACAGAAGACGAATTTTCAAGTGTACAAAGAACAGAAAGCTAATGAAATTTTGTCTCTTACTG AGGAAGTTAAAACTCTCAAAGAGCAGGTTGTGTCACTCAGAATTCATCTCAAATCAAAGTCAGAGGAATTGGATCAGTATAAG CTTTCTAGTTCAACAGCATTAGCAACAAGTCAGAAATATCAGGAGAAACTAAGAATGCTTCAAGAGGAATTTGCAACTTACAAA GAGGGGCTCAAACTTGACGTTAGTGAAAAGGACAAGAGAAGAGCAGACAATAATATGG GAGGTGATGGCGTCAGCCACTCGATCAAGATAAGGGTTGATGAGCAGGTTAAAAGAGGCCACCGTAAGCAAAG GACACACTCTCCCACAGCTAAAATCAGCTACCTACAAGGCCTGAACAGCAGCCAGATTGACAAACAGACCAAATCACTCAGTGGCAAAG GATCGATGAGATCCCTTGAGAGAAATTTAGAAAAGCAAGATTCACATGCTGTGGGTGACCGCAAGACTCGCGAAGTCATAGATTCGGTGGAGACAGCAGTAGCAAGGGACATTTCAGAGAATGAGGTTTACTCAAGACACGACAACATTCCCTTAAGAGACAGCAGTGAAGATACATTGATTGTACCAGCAAAGAATAATACGGAGAATAGGTGGTCAGATATTATAAAG GCTGCCAAGCAAAGCCTTCAGAGTGAAATTCAAGAAACGAGCGAATTGAAAAAAGTGAGAAGGGATGCTGAAAATGTCAGGAAGGAATGGAATGAAGATGAACAAAGCCTGGGAGGGCAAAAAATTGATAGTAAACAGAATAGTTTGCCCGTGGTGCAGCCCGAAATTGTAGGTGATAGACTGGATCAACGTCGTAGCCAATACGATGCCTTATCACGAGAGGAAATAAATAGGCAAGTGGCGGAATTGAGAAACCACCAAGAACAGGCAGCCCAGCCTCAACTGAAGGTGGCGTCCATGCTACCAGTGCAAAGGCAAGATGAGCTTCAGCAAAAAG CTGATAATGATGAAGAGGATGTCGGTGAAACCAAGAGTCAACAAGAGGCCGATCCAGACGAGGAAGACCCAGACGAAGACAAAGAACCAGAACAACAATTCCATGACAGATCCCTCAAAGCTGAGAAAGGTGCTGCGGTCCAGAATGTTAACGacgaaaaaccaaagcaagttTAA
- the LOC136926666 gene encoding uncharacterized protein codes for MPKPVNCCVPGCFNNFRNSTGLQYYRIPKDSRLRTEYVRLIRNKTLKLNSDNTRICSEHFEGGRKMNPDNLPSIFPWTKAKESRRQLIRKEPLQRQNLQQSEPSAMEMETTTTNINEEPFTVFVDEGTQCSAQQPSFVDQGTQTEAFDFIDIKQHESTILELNHTIERLTKEVNQLNHQLKEFRFDIDNFKDSASDISFYTGFSDYETLMLCIDCTEFEMGRPSSLDNQSACYSQYKSRTTMKALIGITASGVTAFASELYPGSISDKEIVKRSGLLEILQPGDEIMADKGFLIKDELASVGATLVLPKFLQGKKQFNKEEAAHNKKVASLRVHVERCME; via the coding sequence ATGCCCAAACCTGTAAATTGCTGTGTCCCTGGGTGCTTCAACAACTTTAGAAATTCTACTGGGCTTCAATATTACAGGATTCCCAAAGATAGTCGACTTAGAACGGAATATGTTCGCTTGATTCGAAACAAAACACTAAAACTCAACAGCGACAACACAAGGATTTGCTCCGAGCATTTCGAAGGTGGAAGGAAAATGAATCCAGACAATTTGCCCTCTATATTTCCATGGActaaagcaaaagaaagtcgAAGACAGCTTATCAGAAAAGAGCCATTACAAAGAcaaaatctgcagcaaagtgaACCGAGTGCCATGGaaatggaaacaacaacaacaaatatcaATGAAGAACCATTCACTGTATTTGTTGACGAAGGAACACAGTGTTCTGCACAGCAACCATCGTTTGTTGATCAAGGAACACAAACAGAAGCGTTTGACTTTATTGACATTAAACAACACGAGAGTACTATTCTTGAATTGAATCACACCATCGAAAGACTGACAAAAGAGGTGAATCAGCTAAACCATCAGTTGAAAGAATTTAGATTTGACATTGATAACTTCAAGGATAGTGCAAGTGATATTTCATTCTACACAGGTTTTAGTGATTATGAAACACTGATGCTATGTATTGATTGTACAGAATTTGAAATGGGAAGGCCATCCTCTCTTGATAACCAGTCTGCATGCTATTCACAGTATAAGTCAAGAACAACAATGAAGGCATTGATTGGTATAACTGCAAGTGGAGTCACAGCGTTTGCCAGTGAGCTGTACCCAGGAAGCATATCAGATAAGGAGATAGTCAAGAGAAGTGGTCTGCTGGAAATCTTGCAACCTGGGGATGAAATCATGGCAGACAAAGGATTCTTAATTAAAGATGAATTAGCATCTGTTGGAGCAACATTGGTTCTGCCCAAATTTCTACAAGGCAAAAAACAATTCAACAAGGAAGAGGCAGCACACAACAAGAAAGTTGCAAGTCTACGGGTTCATGTGGAAAGGTGCATGGAGTGA
- the LOC136924828 gene encoding Golgi integral membrane protein 4-like isoform X2 gives MCNRRNKPIWQATVLLALLGGLGYTFYLYNLATMDLDASRSEADKYLHQQESLSSQLQVVYEHRARLERSLQKEKADHKNAKLDFSKKQNAFLQNVTRSKHEAMNRFNSLETQYNMLKAQAKELQTDYSRLQQQYSRLSSEHGLVVNEQKTNFQVYKEQKANEILSLTEEVKTLKEQVVSLRIHLKSKSEELDQYKLSSSTALATSQKYQEKLRMLQEEFATYKEGLKLDVSEKDKRRADNNMGGDGVSHSIKIRVDEQVKRGHRKQRTHSPTAKISYLQGLNSSQIDKQTKSLSGKVGSMRSLERNLEKQDSHAVGDRKTREVIDSVETAVARDISENEVYSRHDNIPLRDSSEDTLIVPAKNNTENRWSDIIKAAKQSLQSEIQETSELKKVRRDAENVRKEWNEDEQSLGGQKIDSKQNSLPVVQPEIVGDRLDQRRSQYDALSREEINRQVAELRNHQEQAAQPQLKVASMLPVQRQDELQQKADNDEEDVGETKSQQEADPDEEDPDEDKEPEQQFHDRSLKAEKGAAVQNVNDEKPKQV, from the exons ATGTGCAATCGAAGAAACAAGCCAATTTGGCAAGCCACTGTATTGTTAGCCCTCCTTGGAGGGCTTGGCTACACGTTTTACCTTTACAATTTAGCTACAATGGACTTGGATGCTTCGAGGTCGGAGGCCGATAAGTATCTTCATCAGCAAGAGTCTTTATCATCGCAACTTCAAG TTGTGTATGAACACCGTGCCCGCTTGGAGAGATCACTGCAAAAGGAGAAGGCTGATCACAAGAATGCAAAGTTAG ATTTTTCTAAAAAGCAAAATGCATTCCTTCAAAATGTTACCCGATCTAAG CATGAAGCTATGAATAGATTCAATTCATTGGAAACCCAATACAATATGCTTAAG GCTCAAGCTAAAGAGCTTCAAACAGATTATAGCCGCCTTCAACAACAATACAGTCGCCTCAGTTCAGAGCATGGTCTAGTAGTCAATGAACAGAAGACGAATTTTCAAGTGTACAAAGAACAGAAAGCTAATGAAATTTTGTCTCTTACTG AGGAAGTTAAAACTCTCAAAGAGCAGGTTGTGTCACTCAGAATTCATCTCAAATCAAAGTCAGAGGAATTGGATCAGTATAAG CTTTCTAGTTCAACAGCATTAGCAACAAGTCAGAAATATCAGGAGAAACTAAGAATGCTTCAAGAGGAATTTGCAACTTACAAA GAGGGGCTCAAACTTGACGTTAGTGAAAAGGACAAGAGAAGAGCAGACAATAATATGG GAGGTGATGGCGTCAGCCACTCGATCAAGATAAGGGTTGATGAGCAGGTTAAAAGAGGCCACCGTAAGCAAAG GACACACTCTCCCACAGCTAAAATCAGCTACCTACAAGGCCTGAACAGCAGCCAGATTGACAAACAGACCAAATCACTCAGTGGCAAAG TAGGATCGATGAGATCCCTTGAGAGAAATTTAGAAAAGCAAGATTCACATGCTGTGGGTGACCGCAAGACTCGCGAAGTCATAGATTCGGTGGAGACAGCAGTAGCAAGGGACATTTCAGAGAATGAGGTTTACTCAAGACACGACAACATTCCCTTAAGAGACAGCAGTGAAGATACATTGATTGTACCAGCAAAGAATAATACGGAGAATAGGTGGTCAGATATTATAAAG GCTGCCAAGCAAAGCCTTCAGAGTGAAATTCAAGAAACGAGCGAATTGAAAAAAGTGAGAAGGGATGCTGAAAATGTCAGGAAGGAATGGAATGAAGATGAACAAAGCCTGGGAGGGCAAAAAATTGATAGTAAACAGAATAGTTTGCCCGTGGTGCAGCCCGAAATTGTAGGTGATAGACTGGATCAACGTCGTAGCCAATACGATGCCTTATCACGAGAGGAAATAAATAGGCAAGTGGCGGAATTGAGAAACCACCAAGAACAGGCAGCCCAGCCTCAACTGAAGGTGGCGTCCATGCTACCAGTGCAAAGGCAAGATGAGCTTCAGCAAAAAG CTGATAATGATGAAGAGGATGTCGGTGAAACCAAGAGTCAACAAGAGGCCGATCCAGACGAGGAAGACCCAGACGAAGACAAAGAACCAGAACAACAATTCCATGACAGATCCCTCAAAGCTGAGAAAGGTGCTGCGGTCCAGAATGTTAACGacgaaaaaccaaagcaagttTAA